The following are encoded in a window of Fusobacterium sp. genomic DNA:
- a CDS encoding amino acid carrier protein has translation MDQFEFLLEKINGIIWGRWLVFILLGLGILYTFTNGFIQVRYFGFIMKKTLIESFKSRNDEKGEGSIPSFKAMMVTLAGNVGGGNVVGIATAITAGGMGAVFWMWVAAFFGMALKYGEIVLSQLYRGKDSEGNILSGPMYYIRDGLKMPWLGVVIAVLMCTKMMGANLVQSNTIAGILNSNYNIPTYATGIILICLLMAITLGGLKRVANIATALVPIMSIFYICAGFLVILLNVHQIPAIFATIFKEAFSLKAVAGGTGGYVMSRALQYGITRGMYSNEAGEGTAPFAHGSAIVEHPCREGIAGVTEVFLDTIIVCTITALIVGVTGLYKTDTPGSVMAIEAFGTVWSPLKHAATFSLIVFCFTTLMGQWFNAAKSFTYAFGPKVTEKCRYIFPFLCIIGSITKISLVWTIQDLAMGLVVIPNMIALIILFPKVTEQTKNYFSNPKFYPRNK, from the coding sequence ATGGACCAATTTGAATTTCTATTGGAAAAAATCAATGGTATAATATGGGGAAGATGGCTTGTTTTTATTTTATTAGGACTTGGAATACTTTATACTTTTACAAATGGTTTTATACAAGTAAGATATTTTGGATTTATAATGAAAAAAACACTTATAGAATCTTTTAAATCTAGAAATGATGAAAAAGGTGAAGGATCTATTCCTTCTTTTAAAGCAATGATGGTAACTCTTGCTGGAAATGTAGGAGGAGGAAATGTTGTTGGAATAGCTACAGCTATTACTGCTGGGGGTATGGGTGCTGTGTTCTGGATGTGGGTAGCTGCATTTTTTGGAATGGCATTAAAATATGGTGAAATAGTTCTTTCTCAATTGTATCGTGGAAAGGATTCTGAAGGAAATATATTAAGTGGACCTATGTACTATATTAGAGATGGATTAAAAATGCCTTGGCTTGGTGTTGTTATTGCAGTTCTTATGTGTACAAAAATGATGGGTGCAAATCTTGTTCAATCAAATACTATTGCTGGTATATTAAATTCTAATTATAACATTCCAACATATGCAACTGGAATAATTTTAATATGTCTTCTTATGGCTATTACACTTGGAGGTCTTAAAAGAGTTGCCAATATTGCAACTGCTCTTGTTCCTATAATGTCAATTTTTTATATATGTGCTGGATTTTTAGTTATTTTACTAAATGTTCATCAGATTCCAGCTATATTTGCTACTATCTTTAAAGAAGCATTTTCTTTAAAAGCTGTTGCTGGAGGAACTGGTGGATATGTTATGTCAAGAGCTCTTCAATATGGTATTACTCGTGGTATGTACTCTAATGAAGCTGGGGAAGGAACTGCTCCATTTGCTCATGGTTCTGCAATCGTTGAACATCCTTGTAGAGAAGGAATTGCTGGAGTTACAGAAGTTTTTCTAGACACTATTATAGTTTGCACAATTACTGCTCTTATTGTTGGAGTAACTGGTTTATATAAAACAGATACTCCTGGTTCAGTAATGGCTATTGAAGCATTTGGAACTGTCTGGTCTCCATTGAAACATGCTGCTACTTTTTCATTAATAGTATTCTGTTTCACTACTTTGATGGGGCAATGGTTCAATGCGGCTAAAAGTTTTACTTATGCTTTTGGACCTAAAGTAACTGAAAAATGTAGATATATATTTCCTTTCCTATGTATAATTGGATCAATAACTAAAATCAGCCTTGTTTGGACTATCCAAGACTTAGCCATGGGATTAGTTGTTATCCCTAATATGATAGCTCTTATCATTTTATTTCCAAAGGTTACAGAACAAACTAAAAATTATTTTTCAAATCCAAAATTCTATCCAAGAAATAAGTAA
- a CDS encoding glycerophosphodiester phosphodiesterase: protein MTKNFAHRGFSGKYPENTILAFKKAIEYGADGIELDVQLTKDGEIVIIHDETIDRTTNGKGLVSDYTYEELCEFDASFIYHGQMGFNKIPTLREYLEFVKDNNIITNIELKTGIFEYHGIEKKVWNLIQEYKVEKKVIISSFNHYSILRMKNIAPNLKYGLLSETWLINAGKYTHDLGIQCYHPVHYNLIPKVIDEIKKYGIEINTYTVNKESDIRYLIEKKVDIIIGNFPDLTGEIIKEYK from the coding sequence ATGACAAAAAACTTTGCTCATAGAGGATTCAGTGGAAAATATCCTGAAAATACCATACTTGCTTTTAAAAAAGCCATAGAATATGGTGCTGATGGAATAGAACTTGATGTTCAGCTCACAAAAGATGGGGAAATAGTTATCATTCATGATGAAACAATAGATCGTACCACTAATGGTAAGGGATTAGTATCTGATTATACTTATGAAGAATTATGCGAATTTGATGCTTCATTTATTTATCATGGTCAGATGGGATTTAATAAAATTCCTACATTAAGAGAATATTTAGAATTTGTTAAGGATAATAACATCATAACTAATATTGAACTTAAAACAGGAATTTTTGAATATCATGGTATTGAAAAAAAAGTATGGAATCTTATACAAGAATATAAAGTAGAAAAAAAGGTAATAATTTCAAGTTTTAATCATTATAGTATACTTCGTATGAAAAATATAGCTCCTAATCTAAAATATGGACTTCTATCTGAAACTTGGTTAATAAATGCTGGCAAATATACCCATGATTTAGGTATTCAATGTTACCATCCTGTACACTATAATTTAATTCCTAAAGTTATAGATGAAATAAAAAAATATGGAATAGAAATAAATACATATACAGTAAATAAAGAAAGTGATATTCGTTATCTTATCGAAAAAAAGGTGGATATCATCATTGGAAATTTTCCTGATTTGACAGGAGAAATAATTAAGGAATATAAATAA
- a CDS encoding heavy metal-associated domain-containing protein: protein MKKIIKIDGMGCQKCVTHVKEALESLDEVKLLDVKIGEASVDIPEGYDFKKITEALDDAGYEVEE from the coding sequence ATGAAAAAAATAATAAAAATAGATGGTATGGGTTGTCAGAAATGTGTGACACATGTAAAAGAAGCTTTAGAAAGTTTAGATGAAGTAAAGTTATTAGATGTAAAAATTGGAGAGGCATCTGTTGATATTCCAGAAGGATATGATTTTAAAAAAATAACTGAAGCATTAGATGATGCAGGATATGAGGTTGAAGAATAA
- a CDS encoding heavy metal translocating P-type ATPase, protein MKKTYQLGGISCQVCVNKIEKKLSKLEGIKEAVVNLSTEKLSVDYDETILQKETIIETVKKLGYEIEEESDLKDVELDIDGISCQVCVNKIEKKVSKLNGVKSVIVNLANSRGKIVYDSDVIKLSEILEVMKKMGYTGTKHEESSENLKDREKEEHLKREFLEFKIAIIFSAIVFYIAMGTMVGLPVPPIISPDNNPLNFAIVQFILALPVVYIGRRFYIVGIKQLFMKSPSMDSLIATGTGSALIYSIYGTFKIAEGDYHYVHSLYFESAVVILALILLGKYLEGVSKGKTSEAIKKLMSLKSKKANLVRNGEIVQVDIEEVEKGEVLLVKPGESIPVDGKVIDGNSTVDESMLTGESIPIDKTSGDIVYGASINKNGSLKIEATAVGKDTVISKIIKLVENAQGSKAPIAKIADKVSAYFVPIVMIIATAAGIIWYYLGSQGIVEINNTPSIFALTIFISVMVIACPCSLGLATPTAIMVGTGRGAELGILIKSGEALEKVHKVNTVVFDKTGTLTEGKPKVTDILTKEGYKENDTLQIAGALELHSEHPLGEAIVEEAKNRGLVFPQVNDFISITGQGVYGKIEESEVLIGNAKLMKTKNIEITMKKELDELASQGKTPMYMAIDGKFLGIIAVADVVKKEAIDTIKELKQREYKIGMITGDNRITAEAIGKQVGIDMIFAEVTPEDKYLKVKELQEEGYNVAMVGDGINDSPALVQADVGIAIGGGTDIAMESADIVLMKRNLNDVLTAIDLSNATMRNIKQNLFWAFIYNTLGIPIAAGVLYPFTGHLLNPMIAGGAMAMSSVSVVTNALRLKKFKKQ, encoded by the coding sequence ATGAAAAAAACTTATCAGCTTGGTGGTATAAGCTGCCAAGTTTGTGTCAATAAAATAGAAAAAAAATTATCTAAATTAGAAGGGATAAAAGAAGCAGTTGTTAATCTTTCTACAGAAAAACTTTCAGTTGACTATGATGAAACAATTTTACAAAAAGAGACTATCATAGAAACTGTGAAAAAATTAGGATATGAAATAGAGGAAGAATCAGATTTAAAAGATGTAGAGTTAGATATTGATGGAATAAGCTGTCAGGTCTGTGTTAATAAAATAGAAAAGAAAGTCTCAAAACTTAATGGAGTAAAATCAGTAATAGTAAATTTAGCTAACAGCAGAGGAAAAATTGTTTATGATTCAGATGTTATTAAACTTTCAGAAATTCTTGAAGTAATGAAAAAAATGGGATATACTGGAACCAAACATGAAGAATCTTCTGAAAACCTAAAAGATAGAGAAAAAGAAGAACACTTGAAAAGAGAGTTTTTAGAATTTAAGATAGCAATTATTTTTTCTGCTATTGTTTTCTATATAGCTATGGGAACAATGGTAGGTCTTCCAGTTCCTCCTATTATTTCTCCAGATAATAATCCGCTGAATTTTGCAATAGTACAGTTTATTCTTGCTTTGCCAGTAGTTTATATAGGAAGAAGATTTTACATTGTAGGTATTAAACAGTTATTTATGAAAAGTCCAAGTATGGATTCTTTAATAGCAACTGGAACAGGTTCAGCCTTGATTTACAGTATATATGGAACTTTTAAAATAGCAGAGGGAGATTATCATTATGTTCATTCTCTATATTTTGAATCAGCAGTAGTTATTCTTGCACTTATACTTTTAGGAAAGTATCTTGAAGGTGTAAGTAAAGGGAAAACTTCAGAAGCTATAAAGAAACTTATGAGTTTGAAAAGCAAAAAAGCTAATCTTGTAAGAAATGGAGAAATAGTACAGGTAGATATAGAAGAAGTAGAGAAAGGTGAAGTTCTTTTAGTGAAACCTGGAGAAAGTATTCCAGTTGATGGAAAAGTAATAGATGGAAATAGTACTGTAGATGAATCTATGCTTACAGGAGAGAGTATTCCAATAGATAAGACATCAGGAGATATAGTTTATGGAGCTAGTATCAATAAAAATGGAAGTCTAAAAATAGAAGCAACAGCAGTTGGAAAAGATACTGTAATATCTAAAATTATAAAATTGGTAGAAAATGCTCAAGGTTCAAAAGCTCCTATTGCTAAAATAGCAGATAAAGTATCAGCTTATTTTGTTCCAATAGTAATGATTATAGCAACAGCAGCAGGGATTATTTGGTACTATTTAGGAAGTCAAGGTATTGTGGAAATAAATAATACTCCTTCTATTTTTGCTCTTACTATTTTTATTTCTGTAATGGTAATTGCATGTCCATGTTCATTAGGGCTTGCTACACCAACAGCTATAATGGTAGGAACAGGAAGAGGAGCAGAATTAGGAATATTAATAAAATCTGGGGAAGCTCTAGAAAAAGTCCATAAAGTAAATACTGTAGTTTTTGATAAAACAGGAACATTAACAGAAGGAAAACCTAAGGTAACAGACATATTGACTAAAGAAGGGTATAAAGAAAATGACACATTACAAATAGCTGGGGCTCTTGAACTTCATTCAGAACATCCATTGGGAGAAGCTATTGTGGAAGAAGCAAAAAATAGAGGACTTGTATTTCCACAGGTAAATGATTTTATTTCTATAACTGGACAGGGAGTATATGGTAAAATAGAAGAAAGTGAAGTTTTGATAGGAAATGCCAAATTAATGAAAACTAAAAATATAGAAATAACTATGAAAAAAGAGTTGGATGAATTGGCATCACAAGGAAAAACTCCAATGTACATGGCTATAGATGGAAAATTTTTAGGGATAATAGCAGTTGCTGATGTAGTGAAAAAAGAAGCTATAGATACTATAAAAGAGTTGAAACAAAGAGAATATAAAATAGGAATGATTACTGGAGATAACAGAATAACAGCTGAAGCAATAGGAAAACAAGTTGGAATAGATATGATATTTGCTGAAGTAACACCAGAAGATAAATATCTGAAAGTAAAAGAATTACAAGAAGAGGGATATAATGTAGCTATGGTAGGAGATGGAATAAATGATTCACCAGCACTTGTACAGGCTGATGTAGGGATAGCCATAGGTGGAGGAACAGATATTGCTATGGAAAGTGCAGATATAGTTTTGATGAAAAGAAATTTAAATGATGTACTGACAGCAATAGATTTGAGTAATGCTACTATGAGGAATATAAAACAAAATTTATTCTGGGCTTTTATATATAATACATTAGGAATACCAATAGCTGCTGGAGTACTTTATCCTTTTACAGGTCATCTTTTAAATCCTATGATAGCTGGAGGAGCAATGGCTATGAGTTCTGTTTCAGTAGTGACTAATGCATTGAGACTTAAAAAATTTAAAAAGCAGTAA